A region from the Panthera uncia isolate 11264 chromosome D3 unlocalized genomic scaffold, Puncia_PCG_1.0 HiC_scaffold_8, whole genome shotgun sequence genome encodes:
- the RTN4R gene encoding reticulon-4 receptor: MKRASAGGSQLLAWVLWLQAWRVAAPCPGACVCYNEPKVTTSCPQQGLQAVPTDIPAASQRVFLHGNRIVHVPAAGFRACRNLTILWLHSNALTRIDAAAFTGLTLLEQLDLSDNAQLRAVDPTTFHGLSRLHTLHLDRCGLQELGPGLFRGLAALQYLYLQDNGLQALPDDAFRDLGNLTHLFLHGNRIPSVPERAFRGLHSLDRLLLHQNRVAHVHPHAFRDLGRLMTLYLFANNLSALPAEALAPLRSLQYLRLNDNPWVCDCRARPLWAWLQQFRGSSSELPCSLPPHLAGRDLKRLAATDLEGCAIAARPSRPIRTGGPTDDERLGLPKCCQPDAADKASVLEAGSPGSAGNALKGRVPSGDSPPGNGSGPRHINDSPFGTLPGSAEPPLTGMRPEGSEPPGPPTTGPRRRPGCSRKNRTRSSHCRLGQANSGGSGAGGAEGSGALPSLACGLAPLGLALVLWTVLGPC; this comes from the exons ATGAAGAGGGCGTCCGCCGGAG GGAGCCAGCTGCTGGCCTGGGTGCTGTGGCTGCAGGCGTGGCGGGTGGCAGCACCGTGCCCAGGTGCCTGTGTGTGTTACAACGAGCCCAAGGTGACGACGAGCTGCCCGCAGCAGGGCCTCCAGGCCGTGCCCACTGATATCCCGGCCGCCAGCCAGCGCGTCTTCTTGCACGGCAACCGCATCGTGCACGTGCCCGCCGCTGGCTTCCGTGCCTGCCGTAACCTCACCATCCTGTGGCTGCATTCGAATGCACTGACCCGCATTGATGCTGCTGCCTTCACCGGCCTAACCCTTCTCGAGCAGCTGGACCTCAGCGACAATGCGCAGCTGCGTGCCGTGGACCCCACCACGTTCCATGGCCTGAGCCGCCTGCACACACTGCACCTGGACCGCTGCGGCCTGCAGGAGCTGGGCCCCGGCCTGTTCCGTGGCCTGGCTGCCCTGCAGTACCTCTACCTACAGGACAACGGTCTGCAGGCGCTGCCAGATGACGCCTTCCGCGACCTGGGCAACCTCACGCACCTCTTCCTGCACGGCAACCGCATCCCCAGCGTGCCTGAGCGCGCCTTCCGTGGCCTGCACAGCCTCGACCGCCTCCTTCTACATCAGAACCGTGTGGCCCATGTGCACCCGCATGCCTTCCGTGACCTTGGCCGCCTCATGACGCTCTACCTGTTTGCCAACAACCTCTCTGCGCTGCCCGCAGAAGCCCTGGCACCCCTGCGTTCCCTGCAGTATCTGCGGCTCAATGATAACCCCTGGGTGTGTGACTGCCGGGCACGCCCGCTCTGGGCCTGGCTGCAGCAGTTCCGAGGCTCCTCGTCTGAGCTGCCCTGCAGCCTGCCCCCACACCTGGCCGGCCGTGACCTCAAGCGCTTGGCTGCCACCGACCTGGAGGGCTGCGCTATCGCTGCCAGGCCCTCCCGTCCCATCCGGACCGGCGGGCCTACTGATGACGAGCGTCTGGGTCTGCCCAAATGCTGCCAGCCTGATGCCGCGGACAAGGCCTCAGTGTTGGAGGCTGGCAGTCCAGGCTCAGCCGGCAACGCGCTCAAGGGACGTGTGCCATCCGGCGACAGCCCACCAGGCAATGGCTCTGGCCCACGGCACATCAACGACTCCCCCTTCGGGACCCTGCCTGGCTCAGCTGAGCCCCCACTGACCGGGATGAGGCCCGAGGGCTCCGAGCCACCGGGGCCCCCCACCACAGGCCCTCGCCGGAGGCCAGGCTGTTCCCGCAAGAACCGCACCCGCAGCAGCCACTGCCGTCTGGGCCAGGCGAACagtgggggcagtggggctggTGGTGCAGAGGGCTCAGGCGCCCTGCCCAGCCTCGCCTGCGGCCTGGCCCCCCTAGGCCTCGCGCTGGTGCTGTGGACGGTGCTTGGGCCCTGCTGA